In Nicotiana tabacum cultivar K326 chromosome 19, ASM71507v2, whole genome shotgun sequence, one DNA window encodes the following:
- the LOC107819881 gene encoding ras-related protein RABA3-like yields the protein MNQEMSGVIVDDQKQQQEMKGLNGGVHEDIKIDYVFKIVVIGDSAVGKTQVLSRFAKNEFCFDSKSTIGVEFQTRTVSIQSKVIKAQIWDTAGQERYRAVTSAYYRGALGAMLVYDITKRQSFDHVARWVDELRAHADSSIVITLIGNKADLVDLRAVPTEDAVEFAERQGLFFSETSALSGHNVESAFLKLLEEIYKVVSRKTLLIGSAANGNHIKETNNGLLKGLKIDVISGSDFEVSEMKKISSCSC from the exons ATGAACCAAGAAATGAGTGGCGTTATAGTTGACGATCAGAAGCAACAGCAAGAAATGAAAGGTTTGAATGGGGGTGTTCATGAGGATATTAAGATAGACTATGTGTTTAAGATTGTGGTAATAGGGGACTCTGCTGTTGGGAAAACTCAGGTACTTTCCAGGTTTGCTAAGAATGAGTTCTGTTTTGACTCCAAATCTACCATTGGTGTAGAGTTTCAGACTAGGACTGTCTCCATTCAGTCCAAAGTCATCAAAGCCCAGATCTGGGACACTGCTGGCCAAGAAAG GTACAGAGCAGTGACAAGTGCATACTACAGAGGAGCACTAGGAGCTATGTTAGTTTACGACATAACAAAGAGACAGAGCTTCGATCATGTAGCTAGATGGGTTGATGAACTCAGGGCTCATGCCGATAGTTCTATTGTGATCACATTGATTGGTAACAAAGCCGATCTAGTCGATTTGAGGGCAGTTCCAACCGAAGATGCAGTCGAATTTGCAGAGAGGCAAGGGCTATTTTTCTCTGAGACATCAGCTCTTAGCGGCCACAATGTAGAGTCAGCATTCTTGAAACTATTGGAAGAAATATATAAAGTGGTGTCAAGGAAGACTTTGTTGATAGGTTCTGCTGCTAATGgaaatcacatcaaagaaaccaatAATGGGTTGCTTAAAGGGTTGAAGATTGATGTTATTTCTGGTTCTGATTTTGAAGTTAGCGAGATGAAGAAAATATCTTCTTGCTCTTGCTAA